TGCAATGCGTGCTGTACTTGAAGTTGCGGGCGTACATAACGTACTTTCTAAAGCATACGGTTCAACGAACCCGATCAACATCGTTCGTGCAACGATTGGTGCTCTAGTAGACGTTAAGTCACCAGAAATGGTTGCTGCTAAACGTGGTCTAACTGTTGAATCTATTTCGGAGTAAGCACACGATGGCAACTATTAAAGTAACTCAAACTAAAAGCTCAATTGGTCGCCTACCTAAGCACAAAGCGTGTCTTAAAGGTCTAGGTCTTCGTCGCATCAACCATACAGTAGAACTTGAAGATACTCCGTGCGTACGCGGTATGATCAACAAGGTTTACTACATGGTTAAGATTGAGGAGTAATCAGAATGCGTTTGAATACTCTATCACCGGCTGCTGGCTCTAAACCTTCTAAGAAGCGTGTAGGTCGTGGTATCGGTTCTGGCCTTGGTAAAACAGGTGGCCGCGGTCACAAAGGTCAAAAGTCACGTTCTGGCGGCTCTGTTCGTCCAGGTTTTGAAGGCGGTCAAATGCCTCTAAAACAACGTCTACCTAAATTCGGTTTCACTTCTCGTAAGAGCCTAGTGTCTGCTGAAGTTCGCCTAGCTGAGCTAGCGAAAGTAACAGGTGACGTAGTTGATCTTAACAGCCTTAAAGCTGCTAACGTTATCACTAAGAACATCGAATTTGTTAAGATCGTTCTTTCTGGTGACCTAAGCAAAGCTGTGACTGTTAAAGGTCTACGCGTGACTAAAGGCGCTAAAGCTGCAATCGAAGCTGCAGGCGGTAAAATCGAGGAATAATCTCGAGGAACGAGGTACAGATGGCTAAGAAACCAGGACAAGATTTTCGTAGTGCTCAGAGCGGCTTAAGTGAACTAAAGTCGCGCTTATTATTCGTAATTGGTGCACTTTTAGTATTCCGAGCCGGCTCTTTTGTGCCGATCCCTGGTATTGACGCAGCTGTACTTGCCGATTTGTTCGATCAGCAAAAAGGTACCATCGTTGAAATGTTTAACATGTTCTCCGGTGGTGCTCTTGAGCGTGCATCTATATTAGCATTGGGTATCATGCCGTACATTTCGGCATCGATCGTAGTCCAATTGCTAACTGTAGTTCATCCAGCGTTAGCGGAACTCAAGAAAGAGGGTGAAGCAGGCCGTCGTAAGATAAGCCAATATACACGCTACGGCACGCTTGTACTTGCAACATTCCAAGCTATTGGTATCGCAACAGGCTTACCAAACATGGTCGACAATCTGGTTGTTATCAACCAAACCATGTTTACGCTTATTGCTACCGTGAGTTTAGTAACTGGTACCATGTTCTTAATGTGGTTAGGTGAACAAATCACTGAGCGAGGAATCGGTAATGGTATTTCCATTCTGATTTTTGCAGGTATTGTTGCTGGATTGCCTTCTGCAATCGGTCAAACAATCGAGCAAGCGCGTCAAGGTGAATTGCATGTGCTTCTTCTGCTGTTGATTGCTGTATTGTCTTTTGCTGTTATTTACTTCGTAGTTTTCATGGAACGTGGTCAACGCCGTATCGTCGTTAACTATGCGAAACGTCAACAAGGTCGTAAAGTTTTTGCAGCACAAAGCTCTCACTTGCCTCTTAAGATTAATATGGCAGGTGTTATTCCAGCGATTTTCGCATCAAGTATTATTTTGTTCCCAGGAACATTAGCGCAGTGGTTTGGTCAAAATGGTGAAAGCAGCGCGTTCGGTTGGTTAACTGACGTGTCATTAGCTCTTAGCCCAGGTCAACCTTTGTATGTAATGCTTTATGCAGCAGCTATCATCTTCTTCTGTTTCTTCTATACAGCGTTGGTGTTTAACCCACGTGAAACAGCTGATAACTTGAAGAAGTCTGGTGCATTCGTACCCGGTATCCGCCCAGGTGAGCAGACAGCGAAATATATCGATAAAGTGATGACTAGACTAACCCTTGCGGGCGCTCTATACATTACTTTTATATGTCTGATTCCTGAATTCATGATGGTCGCGTGGAACGTTCGTTTCTACTTCGGCGGCACATCACTACTAATCGTAGTGGTAGTTATCATGGATTTCATGGCACAGGTACAGACTCATCTGATGTCACAACAGTATGATTCTGTGTTAAAGAAAGCGAATCTGAAAGGTTACGGCCGTTAATTCGGTGGTAATTATTTCGATTCCATTTACGGAGTTTAGCAATGAAAGTTCGTGCTTCCGTTAAAAAAATCTGCCGTAACTGTAAAGTTATCAAGCGTAACGGTGTCGTTCGCGTGATTTGCAGTGAGCCAAAGCATAAGCAACGCCAAGGCTAATTAGCAGAAATTTTTACTTGAAATACAAGGTAGAGTCGAGTATATTCCTCGGCCTACCTTTTGCGTGCAAAAGAAGTAGTATGCCGCAGCGTATCCATAACGGGCTTTGCTGCGGATAATTCTTTTATGAACCCCTTAGGAGTGAATAATGGCCCGTATAGCCGGCATTAACATTCCTGATCATAAGCATTCT
This region of Vibrio sp. BS-M-Sm-2 genomic DNA includes:
- the rpmD gene encoding 50S ribosomal protein L30, with amino-acid sequence MATIKVTQTKSSIGRLPKHKACLKGLGLRRINHTVELEDTPCVRGMINKVYYMVKIEE
- the rplO gene encoding 50S ribosomal protein L15, giving the protein MRLNTLSPAAGSKPSKKRVGRGIGSGLGKTGGRGHKGQKSRSGGSVRPGFEGGQMPLKQRLPKFGFTSRKSLVSAEVRLAELAKVTGDVVDLNSLKAANVITKNIEFVKIVLSGDLSKAVTVKGLRVTKGAKAAIEAAGGKIEE
- the secY gene encoding preprotein translocase subunit SecY, producing the protein MAKKPGQDFRSAQSGLSELKSRLLFVIGALLVFRAGSFVPIPGIDAAVLADLFDQQKGTIVEMFNMFSGGALERASILALGIMPYISASIVVQLLTVVHPALAELKKEGEAGRRKISQYTRYGTLVLATFQAIGIATGLPNMVDNLVVINQTMFTLIATVSLVTGTMFLMWLGEQITERGIGNGISILIFAGIVAGLPSAIGQTIEQARQGELHVLLLLLIAVLSFAVIYFVVFMERGQRRIVVNYAKRQQGRKVFAAQSSHLPLKINMAGVIPAIFASSIILFPGTLAQWFGQNGESSAFGWLTDVSLALSPGQPLYVMLYAAAIIFFCFFYTALVFNPRETADNLKKSGAFVPGIRPGEQTAKYIDKVMTRLTLAGALYITFICLIPEFMMVAWNVRFYFGGTSLLIVVVVIMDFMAQVQTHLMSQQYDSVLKKANLKGYGR
- the rpmJ gene encoding 50S ribosomal protein L36: MKVRASVKKICRNCKVIKRNGVVRVICSEPKHKQRQG